In the genome of Fulvivirga maritima, one region contains:
- a CDS encoding sensor histidine kinase: protein MKFYKKFSFKVIIRIVFILIVMIAFARIFGDPRLFFNHIILSIVLIVQVWELLRFINMTNRELAKFLLSIKHKDFTVNFNKSPVSESFKELNQSFNEIITSYKQAQIANEGQFHYLQMVVNHINVGIMSLENDIDIVLMNQTAENLLQAKGIKNWNILKGKHASFVYEINQLQNSGRKLVSIESGSNRTLSVEVNSMQLLGKTYKLITFQDIKDEIEQTELEAWHKLIRILTHEIMNSATPISSLTETMQGMLSKNGEQIPLSDLNEEIIEDLRFSLKTIQKRSDGMLAFIDDYRKLTKIANPKLEMVQVMELFADIKLLMKKQLDEHDISLTIDTSISDILLDRHLLEQVLINLITNSIHALHGRPSPFIELRAEKREQRAVISIKDNGQGIPKKEMSQVFVPFYSTKKQGSGIGLSLTKQIMYLHGGYIKIESEEGEGTEIKLVFRNQ, encoded by the coding sequence ATGAAGTTTTATAAAAAATTCAGCTTTAAGGTTATCATTAGGATCGTATTCATCCTGATAGTTATGATTGCTTTTGCCCGGATATTTGGTGATCCGAGGTTATTTTTCAATCATATCATTTTATCGATTGTACTTATTGTGCAAGTATGGGAGCTGCTGCGGTTTATTAACATGACCAATAGAGAGCTGGCCAAATTCCTTCTTTCCATCAAACACAAAGATTTTACGGTCAACTTCAATAAATCTCCTGTAAGTGAGTCTTTTAAAGAACTCAACCAGTCTTTTAACGAAATTATAACCAGTTACAAACAAGCACAAATAGCAAACGAAGGCCAATTTCACTATCTGCAAATGGTAGTGAATCATATAAATGTGGGCATCATGTCCTTAGAAAATGACATAGATATAGTGCTTATGAACCAAACGGCAGAAAACTTACTACAAGCCAAAGGCATTAAAAATTGGAATATTCTTAAAGGAAAACACGCCTCTTTTGTTTATGAAATTAACCAGCTACAGAATAGTGGCAGAAAGCTGGTGAGCATAGAAAGTGGCAGTAACCGAACGCTTTCTGTGGAGGTAAACTCTATGCAGTTACTTGGCAAAACCTATAAACTGATCACTTTTCAGGATATTAAAGATGAAATAGAGCAAACAGAGTTAGAGGCATGGCATAAGCTCATTCGTATACTTACCCATGAAATTATGAATAGTGCCACCCCTATTTCATCCCTTACGGAAACTATGCAGGGCATGCTTAGCAAAAATGGTGAGCAGATACCACTTTCGGACTTAAATGAAGAAATCATAGAAGATCTGCGCTTTTCATTGAAGACCATACAAAAGAGAAGTGATGGCATGCTGGCTTTTATAGATGATTATCGTAAACTAACCAAAATTGCCAACCCTAAGCTGGAGATGGTACAGGTAATGGAGTTATTTGCTGACATCAAACTACTCATGAAAAAGCAGCTAGATGAGCATGACATATCTCTGACTATTGACACCAGCATTTCTGATATTCTTTTAGATAGGCATTTGTTAGAACAAGTCCTTATCAACCTGATTACCAACAGCATTCATGCCTTACATGGCAGACCATCGCCTTTTATAGAGCTACGTGCAGAAAAAAGAGAGCAGCGCGCAGTAATCAGTATTAAAGACAACGGACAAGGTATCCCCAAAAAAGAAATGAGTCAGGTTTTCGTGCCCTTTTACTCCACTAAAAAACAAGGATCAGGCATAGGCCTTAGCCTCACTAAACAAATCATGTATTTACATGGCGGATATATAAAAATCGAATCTGAAGAAGGTGAAGGAACTGAGATTAAACTGGTCTTCAGAAACCAATGA
- a CDS encoding outer membrane beta-barrel protein has translation MDAGLSKEILDSKGTLALNVRDLLNSRKYRGETFGSNFYQESEFQWRSRQFLLTLLIDLIKEAGLKKTVVAVIMEEMVIIN, from the coding sequence ATTGATGCTGGCCTTAGTAAAGAGATACTTGATAGCAAAGGAACGCTTGCTCTTAATGTGAGAGATTTACTCAACTCTCGTAAATACAGAGGAGAAACTTTTGGTTCTAACTTCTATCAGGAATCTGAATTTCAATGGAGATCAAGACAATTTTTACTCACTTTACTTATCGACTTAATCAAAGAAGCAGGCCTAAAGAAGACCGTGGTGGCGGTGATTATGGAGGAGATGGTGATTATTAATTAA
- a CDS encoding lactonase family protein → MLRSIIILSLLGVVSLSCQQSKSVKETGNEDSTAMIPESDKRLLFVGTYTEKEDHVDGKGEGIYVYTMDKSTGKLSQVSINRGIKNPSYLTVHSNGKYVYAVSETMGTDSLPQGDVYAYEFTSDSTLREINHVPSEGGAPCFISIDPSGNYALVANYADGVITLLSIDDEGALSEKMHVKHTGRGLTSRQESAHAHSVWPTKSGYVYAVDLGIDKIIPYRLDEGKDTLESTGRDTELQPGSGPRHLAFHPSKKIAYVVNELKGTVTSLDILDNGELRPFQTLSAVEDTTVTDAGSADIHITPNGRFLYVTNRGKFNNLAMFRVDQESGELALLGHQTTKGDGPRNFVIDPSGKFLLVANQNTNNVITYEIDDVTGELIDIGVESEIPTPVCLKFMP, encoded by the coding sequence ATGCTAAGATCAATTATTATACTATCCTTGTTAGGGGTAGTAAGTCTGTCGTGTCAGCAATCAAAAAGTGTAAAGGAAACAGGTAATGAAGATTCTACTGCCATGATACCAGAGAGTGATAAAAGATTATTGTTTGTAGGTACCTATACAGAGAAAGAAGACCATGTTGATGGAAAAGGAGAAGGTATATATGTTTATACTATGGATAAAAGTACTGGTAAGTTAAGCCAGGTTTCAATTAATAGAGGTATTAAGAATCCATCTTATCTAACTGTTCATAGTAATGGAAAGTATGTTTACGCTGTAAGTGAAACTATGGGAACAGATAGCTTGCCTCAAGGAGATGTGTATGCCTATGAGTTTACTTCTGATAGTACCTTGAGAGAAATTAACCATGTTCCTTCAGAGGGAGGAGCTCCTTGTTTTATATCCATAGACCCTTCAGGAAACTATGCATTGGTGGCCAATTATGCTGATGGTGTTATTACTTTACTTTCTATAGATGATGAAGGTGCATTATCAGAAAAGATGCATGTGAAGCATACTGGTAGAGGTCTTACCAGCAGGCAAGAGTCTGCTCATGCTCACAGTGTATGGCCTACTAAGAGCGGCTATGTTTATGCTGTAGATTTGGGTATAGATAAGATCATTCCGTATAGACTAGATGAAGGCAAAGATACTCTAGAGTCTACCGGTCGTGACACTGAGCTGCAACCAGGTTCGGGACCCAGACATTTAGCTTTTCATCCTTCTAAGAAAATCGCTTATGTGGTCAATGAGCTTAAAGGAACAGTAACGTCGTTGGATATCTTAGATAATGGAGAATTAAGGCCTTTTCAAACTTTGTCTGCGGTAGAAGATACCACTGTAACAGATGCAGGATCAGCTGATATTCACATTACTCCTAATGGCAGGTTCTTATACGTGACCAATCGAGGTAAATTCAATAATTTGGCCATGTTTAGAGTAGACCAAGAGAGTGGTGAACTTGCTCTTTTAGGCCACCAGACTACTAAAGGTGATGGCCCAAGAAACTTTGTTATTGATCCTTCTGGTAAGTTTTTGTTAGTGGCAAATCAGAACACTAATAATGTAATTACTTACGAAATTGATGATGTTACAGGAGAGCTTATTGATATAGGAGTGGAGTCGGAGATTCCTACACCGGTATGTCTTAAGTTTATGCCTTAA